In Candidatus Vicinibacter proximus, the following are encoded in one genomic region:
- the mqnE gene encoding aminofutalosine synthase MqnE, translated as MKPTENYQNHIVEAEEDKRLADIARDVYSQKRISTEDAIYLYENASLSFLGVLANEIKSKKHGDKVFFNRNFHVEPTNICVYSCSFCSYSRLIKQRSQGWEYTHDEIMDIIKSFDDKEVTEVHIVGGVMPQYDMAFYTKLFRAIKKHRPGLHLKALTPVEYHYVFKKAKLSYEEGMAEIKASGVDSLPGGGAEIFNEEIREQIAGGKCSSDEWLKIHEIWHQLGMKSNATILYGHIETYTHRVDHMDRLRKLQDKTGGFQTFIPLKFRNQDNEMSHLPEVTIIEDLRNYAISRIFLDNFDHIKAYWPMLGRNQAQLSLSFGVDDIDGTIDDTTKIYSMAGSEEKSPSLSTHQLVKLIKSVHKTPIERDSLYHELKDYSEIQFEAENEFRGYLDLPVL; from the coding sequence ATGAAACCAACAGAAAATTATCAAAACCACATTGTTGAAGCTGAGGAGGACAAAAGATTGGCAGACATTGCCCGAGATGTATATTCACAAAAAAGAATTTCCACAGAGGATGCGATTTACCTTTATGAAAATGCTTCACTTTCCTTTCTCGGTGTATTGGCAAACGAAATCAAATCCAAAAAACATGGAGACAAAGTTTTTTTCAACCGAAATTTTCATGTGGAGCCTACAAATATTTGTGTTTATTCCTGTAGTTTTTGTTCTTATTCAAGGTTAATAAAACAACGAAGCCAGGGATGGGAATATACTCATGACGAAATCATGGATATAATAAAATCCTTTGATGATAAGGAAGTTACCGAGGTTCACATTGTTGGGGGTGTTATGCCTCAATATGATATGGCTTTTTACACAAAGTTGTTTCGTGCCATAAAAAAACACCGACCAGGTCTTCATCTCAAAGCCCTTACCCCGGTTGAATATCACTATGTATTTAAGAAAGCTAAGCTTTCCTATGAAGAAGGAATGGCTGAAATTAAAGCTTCCGGAGTTGATTCCTTACCAGGAGGAGGTGCTGAGATTTTCAATGAAGAAATCAGGGAGCAAATCGCCGGGGGAAAATGCAGCTCTGATGAATGGCTAAAAATTCATGAAATTTGGCATCAACTTGGGATGAAATCCAACGCAACCATACTTTATGGGCATATCGAAACCTACACACACAGGGTGGATCACATGGACAGGTTAAGAAAACTTCAGGACAAGACTGGTGGCTTTCAGACCTTTATTCCTTTAAAGTTCCGAAATCAGGACAATGAGATGTCCCATTTACCAGAGGTTACCATTATAGAAGATTTACGTAATTATGCCATTTCGAGAATTTTTCTGGATAATTTTGATCACATTAAAGCATACTGGCCAATGTTAGGGAGAAATCAGGCGCAGTTATCTTTAAGCTTTGGTGTTGACGACATTGATGGCACCATAGATGACACCACAAAAATCTATTCTATGGCCGGATCAGAAGAAAAGTCGCCATCTTTATCCACCCATCAACTGGTAAAATTAATTAAATCGGTGCATAAAACACCAATTGAAAGGGACTCACTTTACCATGAGCTTAAGGACTACAGTGAGATACAATTTGAAGCTGAAAATGAATTCAGAGGATATTTAGATTTACCTGTTTTGTAA
- a CDS encoding glycosyltransferase, with protein sequence MNVGNSKSCFRNYDKIYYFYTVISGLITVYNEDVRKLVSDLTSAFLKAGIEFEIIAMDDGSSAYYQEINKTIEDDQKIRYVMLPKNGGRSLVRNTLAQMAKYPYLLYLDGDSLLLNSDFVLNYLPFLDPAIVYSGGRTYNESPPENYNYLLHWKYGTRVESKSSEIRNLNPYLSFHSNNFLVPKVIIQQFPFDQSLHKYGHEDTLWARLLLQNRINISHMDNPVIHNGLEESIVFLSKSNQAISNLQYLKKIGQGIGTPLEKMIVRLEHFKLDRVYLFLYSICERMITKNLIGRNPLLFFLQIMKIAVYIRHNRHK encoded by the coding sequence TTGAATGTTGGAAATAGTAAATCTTGTTTTCGGAATTATGATAAAATCTACTACTTTTATACAGTGATTTCGGGATTAATAACGGTTTATAATGAAGATGTCAGAAAATTGGTGTCTGACTTAACTTCTGCTTTTTTAAAAGCTGGTATTGAATTTGAAATTATTGCCATGGACGATGGATCAAGTGCATATTATCAGGAAATAAATAAAACCATTGAAGATGATCAAAAAATTAGATATGTAATGCTCCCAAAGAATGGTGGCAGATCTTTGGTGAGGAATACTTTGGCACAGATGGCAAAATATCCTTATTTGCTTTATTTGGATGGGGACAGCCTTTTATTGAATTCTGATTTTGTTCTAAATTACCTGCCTTTTCTGGATCCTGCCATAGTTTATTCAGGAGGTAGAACGTACAATGAATCTCCACCTGAAAATTATAACTATTTATTACATTGGAAATATGGCACAAGAGTAGAATCAAAATCATCCGAAATTAGAAATTTAAATCCTTATCTTTCCTTTCATTCTAATAATTTTTTGGTTCCGAAAGTCATAATCCAACAATTTCCATTCGACCAATCTTTACATAAGTATGGCCATGAAGATACTTTATGGGCAAGGCTTTTGCTGCAGAATAGAATTAATATCAGCCATATGGATAATCCTGTAATCCACAATGGACTTGAAGAATCGATTGTTTTTCTGAGTAAATCCAATCAGGCTATTAGCAACCTTCAATATTTAAAAAAAATAGGCCAGGGAATTGGCACTCCATTAGAAAAAATGATTGTCCGGTTAGAGCATTTTAAGTTGGATCGTGTTTATTTATTTTTATATTCAATTTGCGAGAGAATGATTACCAAAAACCTAATTGGTAGAAATCCATTATTGTTTTTCTTGCAAATTATGAAAATTGCGGTTTACATTCGGCATAATAGACATAAATGA
- a CDS encoding TonB-dependent receptor, whose protein sequence is MANLNNFKILKLYLIFIGLLINSIDSLQGQNIVKGVLRDAKSGEPLIGATVIIKGSSEGTISDYEGAFVLKTSLTLPLILEFRYSGYASIEFQYAEANKSVNVNMEEESIQIEVVEITGQRISDKQKSSPLTVESMDLLAIKETPAANFYSGLGSLKDVDLTTASLGFTIINTRGFNSTNPVRSLQLIDGVDNQSPGLNFSLGNFLGASELDVLKVDLIVGASSAFYGPNAFNGVISMETKSPFLHKGLSAFSKIGERNLFEGGVRWAESFRNKKGKDVFAYKLNFFYFRANDWVADNTEPVYESISKKSNPGGYDAVNIYGDEYQSDFDFRSALITYPGLNIFHRKGYREKDLVDYNSYNIKTNLAIHWRLNPGRSFDSPEIILSSGFGGGTTVFQGDNRFSLKNIKFYQHRLELIKKDNYFLRFYATHEDAGDSYDPYFTALQLQQRASNNFSWLTAYSNFWSVNIAPKIRAMEGYPKISDYLGRPNEYKSAIDNFTSGITDSLVVWHAQAQDVANLPNAIIKTNAFYQPGTGAFDSAFADITSRLANSEGGTRFYDHSALVHSQGEYVFKDLLTNDWVSDLDITAGFSGRLYLPNSKGSILLDTGNADIKTHEWGIYFGPTFSFLENKLKLNITARMDKHQNFNYLFSPAASVVYQPSRNNYLRISFSSAIRNPTLTDQYLNYNVGRAILRGNINGINNLITVPSFVDFLNSGLRDTLVYFDVPPIRPEQVKTFEMGYRTTLFNSLFLDMGYYFSRYKDFIGYQLGVDAFIPQGSALPTTVQAYRISSNASDIVTSQGFSIGANYFFREKYVLKGNYSWNVLNTQSDDPIIPAFNTPENKYNIGISARDLVLFGVKNIGFNVNYKWIQGFQFEGSPQFTGYIPSYNLTDAQINWNWKPRDLTFKIGASNVFNQKSYQTYGGPLVGRLAYFSVLYEFKN, encoded by the coding sequence ATGGCCAATCTGAATAATTTTAAAATATTAAAATTATATTTAATTTTTATTGGGTTATTAATCAATTCTATAGATTCACTTCAAGGTCAAAATATTGTAAAAGGAGTGTTGCGGGATGCTAAATCCGGAGAACCATTGATAGGTGCTACAGTGATCATTAAAGGCTCATCGGAGGGAACTATTTCAGATTATGAGGGTGCTTTCGTTTTGAAGACTTCACTAACGCTTCCACTGATTCTCGAATTTCGTTATAGTGGTTATGCTTCAATCGAGTTTCAATACGCAGAAGCAAATAAATCTGTAAACGTTAATATGGAGGAAGAGTCTATTCAAATTGAAGTGGTTGAAATTACGGGCCAGAGAATAAGTGATAAGCAAAAATCCTCGCCACTTACTGTTGAATCCATGGACCTTTTGGCAATAAAGGAAACACCCGCTGCAAATTTTTATTCAGGTTTGGGAAGCCTCAAAGATGTCGACCTGACTACTGCCAGTCTTGGCTTTACAATAATTAATACAAGGGGATTTAACAGCACGAATCCAGTGCGTTCTTTGCAATTGATCGATGGCGTAGATAATCAATCCCCAGGGTTAAATTTTTCACTTGGAAACTTTTTGGGCGCTTCCGAATTGGATGTTTTAAAAGTAGACTTAATAGTCGGCGCGAGTTCTGCTTTCTATGGGCCTAATGCTTTTAATGGGGTAATTAGCATGGAGACTAAAAGTCCATTTCTTCACAAAGGACTTTCTGCTTTTAGCAAAATTGGGGAAAGAAATTTATTTGAGGGAGGAGTTAGATGGGCTGAATCTTTTAGAAATAAAAAAGGAAAAGATGTATTTGCCTATAAACTTAATTTTTTCTACTTCAGAGCAAACGATTGGGTAGCCGACAATACAGAACCAGTCTATGAGTCTATTTCCAAAAAAAGTAATCCGGGGGGATACGATGCAGTAAATATCTATGGGGATGAATATCAATCTGATTTTGATTTTAGAAGTGCTTTAATTACTTATCCGGGATTAAATATTTTTCATCGTAAAGGTTACCGGGAAAAAGATTTGGTGGATTATAATTCCTATAATATTAAGACAAATCTGGCAATTCATTGGAGATTAAATCCGGGCCGTAGTTTTGATTCACCTGAAATTATTTTGTCTTCAGGTTTTGGCGGTGGCACAACAGTTTTTCAGGGGGATAACAGATTTAGTTTGAAAAATATTAAATTTTACCAACATCGATTAGAGTTGATAAAAAAAGACAATTATTTTTTAAGATTTTACGCAACACATGAAGATGCTGGTGATTCTTATGATCCTTATTTCACTGCTTTGCAACTTCAACAAAGAGCTAGTAATAATTTTAGTTGGTTAACTGCCTATAGCAATTTTTGGTCTGTGAATATTGCCCCCAAGATACGTGCAATGGAAGGTTATCCAAAAATATCAGATTACCTTGGTAGACCGAATGAATATAAATCTGCGATCGATAATTTTACTTCAGGAATTACCGATTCCTTAGTCGTTTGGCACGCGCAAGCGCAAGATGTCGCTAATTTGCCAAATGCAATCATCAAAACAAATGCTTTTTATCAACCCGGTACAGGGGCTTTTGATTCGGCATTTGCGGATATCACTTCTCGACTTGCAAATTCTGAAGGGGGTACTAGATTTTACGATCATTCTGCATTGGTGCATAGTCAAGGAGAATATGTTTTCAAGGATTTACTTACCAATGATTGGGTATCAGATCTTGACATAACTGCAGGGTTTAGCGGCCGACTGTATTTGCCAAATTCCAAAGGATCAATTCTGTTGGACACTGGAAATGCAGATATAAAGACACATGAATGGGGGATTTATTTTGGACCCACTTTTTCTTTTTTAGAGAACAAATTAAAGCTGAATATTACTGCCAGAATGGATAAGCATCAAAATTTTAATTATTTATTTTCTCCCGCAGCTTCAGTAGTTTATCAGCCCTCAAGAAATAATTATTTACGCATTTCTTTTTCTTCTGCAATTAGAAATCCTACATTGACAGATCAGTATTTGAATTATAATGTAGGTAGAGCTATTCTCAGGGGAAACATCAATGGAATCAATAATCTTATCACCGTACCGTCATTTGTGGATTTCCTGAATAGTGGATTAAGAGACACACTGGTGTATTTTGATGTACCTCCTATCCGTCCAGAACAAGTTAAAACATTTGAAATGGGTTACCGTACCACATTATTCAATAGTTTGTTTTTAGACATGGGTTACTACTTTAGCAGATACAAGGATTTTATTGGTTATCAACTTGGGGTAGATGCCTTTATTCCTCAAGGTTCTGCTTTACCAACAACAGTGCAGGCATATCGTATTTCATCAAATGCTTCAGATATTGTAACTTCTCAGGGTTTTTCAATTGGGGCAAATTATTTTTTCAGAGAAAAATATGTACTCAAAGGAAATTATTCCTGGAATGTTTTGAATACACAATCTGATGATCCGATTATTCCTGCATTTAACACACCGGAAAATAAATACAACATTGGAATCAGTGCCAGGGATTTAGTTTTATTTGGTGTAAAAAACATTGGATTTAATGTCAACTATAAATGGATTCAAGGTTTTCAATTTGAAGGCTCTCCGCAATTTACTGGATACATACCAAGCTACAATCTCACGGATGCACAAATTAATTGGAATTGGAAGCCCAGAGATTTGACTTTTAAAATTGGCGCATCAAATGTCTTTAATCAAAAATCTTATCAAACCTATGGGGGACCATTAGTAGGAAGACTTGCCTATTTTAGCGTTTTATATGAATTCAAAAATTAA
- a CDS encoding histidine phosphatase family protein, translating to MHPKEVYFIRHGETEQNKLGIVQGSGIDSDLNKLGLIQGKAFHTNFLDKEFDVAISSDMKRAYQTIQFFENHKLVIERDPRIKEICWGEHEGKQGDPELLTKYYKIIESWKSGDYHVSALFGESAAEMEARLIEFLNDLEFREARRVLVCTHGRTLRALVCKLKNWPLSRMEEIEHSNTGLYHCIYDGKSWEIIKENYLGHLNGI from the coding sequence ATGCATCCGAAGGAAGTATATTTTATCAGACACGGGGAAACCGAGCAAAACAAACTTGGTATTGTTCAAGGCAGTGGTATAGATTCCGATTTAAATAAATTAGGATTAATTCAGGGAAAAGCTTTTCACACAAATTTTCTCGATAAAGAATTTGATGTGGCAATTTCTTCTGACATGAAAAGGGCATATCAGACCATTCAATTTTTTGAAAATCATAAACTGGTTATTGAAAGAGACCCCAGAATAAAAGAAATTTGTTGGGGTGAGCATGAGGGAAAACAAGGCGATCCGGAATTATTGACCAAGTATTATAAAATTATTGAAAGTTGGAAATCGGGTGATTATCATGTCAGTGCACTATTTGGTGAAAGTGCAGCTGAAATGGAAGCTAGATTAATTGAATTTCTAAATGACCTTGAATTCAGAGAAGCCAGAAGAGTGCTTGTTTGCACACACGGGAGGACATTGCGAGCGTTGGTATGTAAATTAAAGAATTGGCCATTGTCCAGAATGGAAGAAATAGAACATTCCAACACAGGCTTGTACCATTGTATTTACGATGGAAAATCATGGGAAATAATTAAAGAAAACTATCTTGGACATCTTAATGGAATCTAA